Proteins encoded within one genomic window of Rossellomorea vietnamensis:
- the arsD gene encoding arsenite efflux transporter metallochaperone ArsD, whose product MSKMEIFDPAMCCSTGVCGPSVDPELTRIASAVYSLEQKGYDVSRYQLTSEPEKFAGNPVISKVLQENGPDSLPLVLLDGDVVKSGNYPTNEEMAEWFDLSAEELTKKPKVRLSLDLKSRK is encoded by the coding sequence ATGAGTAAAATGGAGATTTTCGATCCAGCAATGTGTTGTTCAACCGGGGTATGCGGACCAAGCGTCGATCCCGAGTTGACCAGGATTGCATCTGCTGTGTATTCCCTTGAGCAAAAGGGATATGATGTATCCCGTTATCAGTTGACCAGCGAGCCTGAAAAGTTCGCAGGAAATCCGGTCATCAGCAAAGTCCTCCAGGAAAATGGGCCGGACTCATTACCACTTGTACTGCTTGATGGTGACGTCGTGAAGTCAGGGAATTATCCTACGAACGAAGAGATGGCTGAATGGTTCGACCTTTCAGCGGAAGAGTTGACGAAGAAGCCGAAAGTCCGACTATCCCTCGACTTGAAATCACGGAAATAA
- the arsA gene encoding arsenical pump-driving ATPase, whose protein sequence is MFQSYVPQQVVKTPFLFITGKGGVGKTSTASATGVALADQGKKVLLISTDPASNLQDVFQMDCSNTPTQVPVVDNLWISNIDPEESARAYRDKVVGPYRGVLPDSVVATMEEQLSGACTVEIAAFDEFSGLLSNQEITEEYDHILFDTAPTGHTLRLLQLPTAWNGFLEESTHGASCLGPLAGLAEKKELYSKTVSALSDRDRTTLLLVTRADGSSLMEANRAALELREIGLNHQLLLVNGLLKERVARDSVSLAFYNKQQQALRTMPEGLKQLVAYSLPFVSYSLTGVENLRHLFKSTMPAYSDQDQDLFIETEKLNDLIEDFSTNETSLIFTMGKGGVGKTTVASAIAVGLVEKGHKVHLTTTDPAAHIHYQFEQDAGDAVNERLTISRIDPKTEVEKYKQEVLDQAKENVDEDGLAYLEEDLNSPCTEEIAVFRAFSEVVARSEDEIVVIDTAPTGHTLLLLDAAESYSKEIQKSTGDVPASVKELLPKLRNAEETAVVIVTLAEATPVLESSRLQEDLKRASITPKWWVINQSLLETKTNDPVLKGKAQSEKDWILKVQNQFAEKTATIPWMAEEKIGYKKLKDYLIN, encoded by the coding sequence ATGTTTCAATCTTATGTCCCTCAGCAAGTGGTGAAGACCCCCTTCCTTTTTATAACAGGTAAGGGAGGCGTGGGAAAGACGTCCACAGCCAGTGCCACAGGGGTTGCCTTGGCCGATCAGGGAAAGAAAGTCCTGCTCATCAGCACCGATCCCGCGTCGAACCTGCAGGATGTGTTTCAAATGGACTGTTCCAACACGCCGACGCAGGTTCCGGTCGTCGACAATCTGTGGATCAGCAATATTGATCCGGAAGAATCTGCGCGGGCGTATCGGGATAAAGTGGTCGGTCCTTATCGGGGAGTTCTCCCGGATTCGGTGGTTGCGACCATGGAAGAACAATTGTCCGGAGCCTGTACAGTGGAGATTGCCGCTTTTGACGAGTTTTCGGGCCTCCTGTCCAATCAGGAGATCACGGAGGAGTACGATCATATCCTGTTTGATACAGCTCCGACAGGGCATACCCTTCGCTTATTGCAGCTTCCGACAGCCTGGAACGGATTTCTGGAAGAAAGTACCCACGGGGCTTCCTGCTTAGGTCCACTTGCCGGGCTCGCAGAGAAAAAAGAACTTTACTCCAAAACGGTCTCTGCATTATCTGACCGGGATCGAACCACCCTGCTACTTGTTACGAGAGCAGATGGATCATCCCTTATGGAAGCGAATAGAGCAGCGCTTGAATTAAGGGAGATCGGATTGAATCATCAACTTCTCCTCGTGAACGGACTACTAAAGGAAAGAGTGGCCCGAGATTCTGTTTCGCTTGCTTTTTACAACAAACAGCAACAAGCTTTAAGAACGATGCCAGAGGGACTGAAGCAGTTGGTGGCTTATTCTCTTCCGTTCGTATCGTATTCATTGACAGGAGTCGAGAACCTGCGTCACTTATTCAAGTCGACGATGCCGGCATATTCCGATCAAGATCAGGACTTGTTTATTGAAACGGAAAAGCTGAACGATTTAATTGAAGATTTCTCCACTAATGAAACATCTTTAATTTTCACCATGGGGAAAGGCGGAGTCGGAAAAACAACCGTAGCTTCTGCCATCGCTGTAGGGCTCGTTGAAAAAGGGCATAAAGTTCACTTAACGACGACGGATCCGGCAGCTCATATCCACTACCAGTTTGAGCAGGATGCAGGGGATGCAGTAAACGAACGCTTGACGATCAGCCGCATTGACCCGAAAACGGAAGTGGAAAAATATAAGCAAGAGGTGTTGGATCAGGCGAAAGAGAACGTCGATGAGGACGGACTTGCTTATCTTGAGGAAGACTTGAATTCCCCTTGTACCGAAGAAATTGCCGTCTTCCGCGCATTCAGTGAAGTGGTGGCACGATCGGAGGATGAAATCGTCGTCATCGACACGGCCCCTACCGGCCACACCCTTCTGCTACTGGATGCAGCAGAATCATATAGTAAAGAAATCCAGAAATCGACAGGTGACGTCCCTGCAAGTGTAAAAGAGCTCCTGCCAAAGTTGCGAAATGCGGAGGAAACGGCTGTAGTCATTGTCACCTTGGCTGAAGCAACACCCGTCTTGGAATCGTCCCGTCTGCAGGAGGACCTTAAGCGCGCTTCCATCACTCCAAAGTGGTGGGTGATCAACCAAAGCCTGCTGGAGACCAAGACGAATGATCCCGTTTTAAAGGGGAAAGCACAATCTGAAAAGGACTGGATTTTAAAAGTACAGAACCAGTTTGCAGAAAAGACAGCGACGATCCCATGGATGGCAGAAGAGAAAATCGGATATAAGAAGTTGAAAGATTATCTAATAAACTAG
- the arsC gene encoding arsenate reductase (thioredoxin), with product MSKKTIYFLCTGNSCRSQMAEGWAKKHLGDEWNVYSAGIEAHGLNPNAVKAMKEVDIDITNQTSDIIDPEILNNADLVVTLCGDAADKCPVTPPQVKRVHWGFDDPAKAEGTEEEKWAFFQRVRDEVGERIHRFAETGE from the coding sequence ATGTCAAAGAAAACCATCTACTTCCTATGTACAGGGAATTCATGCCGCAGCCAAATGGCGGAAGGCTGGGCGAAAAAACACTTAGGTGACGAGTGGAACGTATACAGCGCAGGAATCGAAGCGCACGGTTTAAATCCTAATGCAGTGAAAGCGATGAAAGAGGTCGATATCGACATTACAAATCAAACATCCGATATCATCGATCCTGAGATCCTGAATAATGCTGATTTAGTCGTGACACTTTGCGGAGACGCAGCGGATAAATGCCCGGTGACACCTCCACAAGTGAAACGTGTTCATTGGGGATTCGATGACCCGGCGAAGGCAGAAGGAACGGAAGAAGAGAAATGGGCATTCTTCCAACGCGTACGTGATGAGGTAGGAGAGAGAATCCACCGTTTTGCTGAAACGGGCGAATAA
- a CDS encoding protein-tyrosine phosphatase family protein, with protein MKNYHELVQDRIYIGGADDAEEAVKHETIDLVFDLRAESPKSDATYSRIHSPIVDNEGDQDDSIKASIEQVVTAYKDGKNIYFHCQGGSNRTGTVAVGTLLELGFAETLEEAEAMAQESRPKINVKPEMMESLRKLYPNK; from the coding sequence ATGAAAAACTATCATGAACTGGTCCAGGACCGCATTTATATAGGCGGAGCGGATGACGCAGAAGAAGCCGTAAAACACGAAACTATCGATCTTGTCTTCGATTTAAGGGCGGAATCACCGAAAAGTGATGCGACTTATTCACGCATTCACAGTCCGATTGTCGACAACGAAGGGGATCAAGACGACTCCATCAAGGCTTCCATCGAGCAAGTGGTAACAGCCTATAAAGACGGGAAGAACATTTATTTCCACTGTCAGGGAGGCAGCAACCGTACAGGTACAGTCGCGGTTGGAACCCTTCTTGAACTTGGATTCGCCGAAACGTTGGAGGAAGCGGAAGCCATGGCCCAAGAGTCCCGTCCTAAAATCAATGTGAAACCTGAAATGATGGAGTCTTTACGAAAACTTTACCCGAATAAATAG
- a CDS encoding SulP family inorganic anion transporter, with amino-acid sequence MNLSTIKSQWFGNIRGDVLAGTVVAMALIPEAIAFSIIAGVDPMVGLYASFCIAVVIAFVGGRPGMISAATGATALVMVNLVADHGLQYLLAATILTGVIQIIMGVCKLGRLMKFVPRSVMIGFVNALAILIFTAQLPHFVGESWVMYAMVAGALAIIYILPRFTKAVPSPLVAIIAITVVAVLINSDVRTVGDMGQLTQSLPIFLIPDIPFTFETLQIIFPYSLSIAIVGLVESLLTASIVDDMTDTTSDKNQEAKGQGVANIVSAFFGGMAGCAMIGQSVINVKSGGRGRLSTLVAGVFLMILILLLNDFLVTIPMAALVGVMFMVSIGTFDWASIKNLHKTPLSDTVVMLATVITVLLTHDLSKGVLVGIILSAIFFASKISKVKITTLSTDQPHKKVYRVSGQLFFASVTEFVESFDFTEQVKEVTLDLTDAHLWDDSAVGAIDKVVIKYHQNGVKVTLIGLNEESNKLVNRLAVHNQPGALDKAVGH; translated from the coding sequence ATGAATTTATCAACAATTAAATCTCAGTGGTTTGGAAACATCCGTGGGGATGTCCTGGCTGGAACGGTTGTAGCCATGGCTTTGATTCCCGAGGCGATTGCGTTCTCGATCATAGCGGGTGTCGATCCGATGGTCGGATTGTACGCTTCCTTCTGTATTGCTGTGGTCATTGCTTTTGTAGGTGGGCGCCCCGGCATGATATCCGCCGCAACCGGTGCAACAGCTCTGGTGATGGTTAATCTTGTGGCCGATCACGGGCTGCAATATCTACTGGCCGCCACCATTCTGACGGGTGTCATTCAGATTATTATGGGTGTATGCAAGTTGGGGCGATTAATGAAGTTTGTTCCCCGTTCCGTCATGATCGGATTTGTAAATGCCTTGGCTATTCTGATCTTTACGGCACAACTGCCACACTTTGTAGGGGAGTCATGGGTGATGTATGCGATGGTTGCCGGGGCGTTGGCGATTATTTATATCCTCCCGCGCTTCACCAAAGCGGTACCATCTCCATTGGTTGCCATCATTGCCATCACCGTGGTCGCTGTTTTGATCAATAGTGATGTGCGGACCGTGGGTGACATGGGACAGCTGACTCAGTCGTTACCGATCTTCTTGATCCCGGATATTCCGTTTACCTTTGAAACGTTACAGATCATCTTTCCCTATTCCCTTTCCATTGCGATTGTCGGATTGGTTGAATCCTTATTGACCGCATCCATCGTGGATGATATGACGGATACAACAAGTGATAAGAACCAGGAAGCAAAAGGACAAGGTGTTGCGAATATCGTTTCTGCTTTCTTTGGCGGGATGGCAGGGTGTGCCATGATCGGTCAATCGGTCATCAACGTAAAATCAGGCGGAAGAGGACGTTTGTCTACATTGGTAGCCGGGGTGTTCTTGATGATCCTGATTCTGTTATTGAACGACTTCCTTGTCACCATTCCGATGGCTGCGCTTGTCGGTGTGATGTTCATGGTTTCCATCGGGACATTCGATTGGGCTTCCATTAAGAATCTTCATAAGACGCCATTATCAGATACGGTCGTCATGTTGGCGACGGTCATTACCGTGCTCCTGACACATGATTTATCAAAAGGGGTTCTGGTTGGAATCATCTTGAGTGCCATATTCTTTGCCTCCAAAATTTCGAAAGTGAAGATTACGACGCTATCCACCGATCAACCGCATAAAAAGGTGTATCGGGTATCAGGTCAGTTATTCTTTGCTTCCGTAACGGAGTTCGTTGAATCGTTTGATTTCACGGAACAGGTGAAAGAAGTGACATTGGACCTTACAGATGCCCATCTTTGGGATGACTCAGCTGTAGGGGCCATCGATAAAGTGGTCATCAAATATCACCAGAACGGTGTGAAGGTCACCTTGATTGGATTAAACGAAGAAAGCAATAAACTTGTGAACAGGCTGGCTGTTCACAATCAGCCGGGCGCACTTGATAAAGCCGTTGGACATTAA
- a CDS encoding YdeI/OmpD-associated family protein, producing the protein MIKPSRKVDGFIKKAKQWQEEYERLRSILLSFEELEEEIKWMHPCYTLEGKNIVLMHGFKDYCALLFHKGALLKDPQGILIQQTENVQAARQIRFTNPQEIIEMKEILKAYIQEAIEVEKAGLTVELKKTEEYPVPEELQQKFDDMPELKTAFEALTPGRQRAYILYISKAKQSKTRESRVEKYVQHILDGKGMNDE; encoded by the coding sequence GTGATCAAGCCTAGTCGCAAGGTTGATGGATTCATTAAAAAAGCGAAGCAGTGGCAGGAAGAATATGAAAGGCTGAGAAGCATCCTTCTTTCCTTTGAGGAACTGGAGGAAGAAATCAAGTGGATGCATCCTTGCTACACGTTAGAGGGAAAAAACATCGTGTTGATGCATGGATTCAAAGACTACTGTGCCCTCTTGTTTCACAAAGGTGCGTTACTCAAGGATCCTCAAGGGATTCTGATCCAACAGACGGAAAATGTGCAGGCGGCACGCCAGATCCGGTTCACCAATCCTCAGGAAATCATCGAAATGAAAGAGATCCTGAAAGCGTATATTCAGGAAGCCATTGAAGTGGAAAAAGCAGGTCTCACAGTGGAGTTGAAAAAGACGGAAGAATATCCCGTGCCAGAAGAGCTTCAACAGAAATTCGATGACATGCCGGAGCTGAAAACGGCTTTTGAAGCCTTGACGCCTGGACGTCAGCGTGCCTATATCCTTTATATTTCAAAAGCGAAACAATCGAAAACCCGGGAGTCGAGGGTGGAGAAGTACGTGCAACATATTCTGGACGGTAAGGGCATGAATGATGAATAA
- a CDS encoding universal stress protein, translated as MFNKILLATDGSDHSIRATEKAIALASCQKNGTIEVVYVIDGRQSRDDVLQHWGTDTADHRKKKLLLIEQKIKHARINYTTHYLHGEPGPTIVKHANEHQFDAVVIGSRGLNTLQEMVLGSVSHKVAKRVKCPVMIVK; from the coding sequence ATGTTCAATAAAATTTTATTAGCAACAGATGGGTCCGACCATTCTATTAGAGCAACTGAAAAAGCCATCGCCCTTGCCTCCTGCCAAAAAAACGGCACCATTGAAGTGGTGTATGTTATTGATGGGAGACAATCAAGAGACGATGTACTGCAACATTGGGGAACCGACACCGCTGACCATCGAAAGAAGAAACTTCTACTCATCGAACAGAAAATCAAACATGCGAGGATTAACTATACAACTCATTATTTACACGGGGAACCAGGTCCCACGATCGTCAAACATGCGAACGAGCACCAATTTGACGCAGTGGTGATTGGAAGCAGAGGGTTGAATACCCTTCAGGAAATGGTCTTGGGGAGTGTGAGTCATAAAGTCGCGAAAAGAGTGAAGTGTCCTGTGATGATCGTGAAATGA
- a CDS encoding polysaccharide deacetylase family protein yields MLKKIPFRRIRWPGWVVLIVIGFSFIYGMAQLVDAIRFDPESEATSPPGIEFKTESTDADTYTMSTETPVMEDPQINKPLNDWIKKEKEDFLKRVKENKKELGEGYRAHLIIQADSRKSTQDTYSIMFHSYQLVNDVRAKEQVKTFTLNVAEGKFIKLPDIMTTNDEMIQTIRTRIQRHANAKMQEALKDPATWNWTLNGKALTLYFNDIDEAGPTRVEVPIHAILPYLDDKIADTLEVAEASIGVGEKYVALTFDDGPDPHVTPRILNVLKEHDVKATFFMLGNQAEKYPAIAKSVAEAGHEIGNHTDHHKDLTKIGREQMAQEVLASREKIMDATKEIPVMLRPPYGAINQDVETVANDNGTSLVLWSVDSLDWKNKNAAAINSVVQKEIAPGAIILLHDVHSTTADALPTLLTTLEKEGYHFLTVSQLQSKLAAETASPFYGNMKKG; encoded by the coding sequence ATGCTGAAAAAGATACCCTTCAGGCGGATACGTTGGCCAGGGTGGGTTGTGCTGATCGTAATAGGATTTTCTTTCATTTATGGGATGGCCCAGCTCGTCGATGCGATCCGGTTTGACCCTGAATCGGAAGCAACATCTCCACCGGGCATTGAATTCAAGACGGAATCGACGGATGCAGATACGTATACAATGTCCACCGAAACTCCGGTTATGGAGGATCCACAAATCAATAAGCCCCTCAACGACTGGATCAAGAAAGAGAAGGAAGACTTTTTAAAAAGGGTCAAAGAAAACAAGAAAGAGCTTGGAGAAGGGTACCGGGCCCACCTCATCATCCAGGCCGACAGCAGGAAATCGACACAGGATACATATAGTATCATGTTTCACTCGTACCAACTGGTCAATGATGTACGGGCAAAAGAGCAAGTGAAGACCTTTACCCTCAATGTGGCAGAAGGGAAGTTCATCAAGCTGCCGGACATCATGACGACGAATGATGAAATGATCCAAACGATCCGGACCCGTATTCAAAGGCATGCCAATGCAAAAATGCAGGAAGCGTTAAAAGATCCGGCAACCTGGAATTGGACATTAAACGGGAAGGCACTCACCTTGTATTTCAATGATATCGACGAAGCCGGCCCAACCCGGGTGGAAGTCCCCATCCATGCCATTCTCCCCTATCTGGATGATAAGATAGCCGACACCCTGGAAGTGGCAGAGGCGTCGATCGGAGTGGGAGAGAAATATGTGGCCCTCACTTTTGATGACGGCCCCGACCCTCACGTGACACCACGGATTCTAAACGTATTGAAAGAACATGACGTTAAGGCAACCTTTTTCATGTTAGGCAATCAGGCAGAGAAATACCCGGCCATTGCGAAGAGCGTGGCAGAAGCCGGACATGAAATCGGGAATCATACGGATCATCATAAGGATTTAACGAAAATCGGCAGAGAACAGATGGCTCAGGAAGTCTTGGCTTCCCGTGAGAAAATCATGGATGCGACCAAGGAAATCCCCGTCATGCTGCGCCCGCCTTATGGTGCGATCAATCAAGACGTAGAAACGGTCGCCAATGATAATGGGACTTCACTCGTCCTCTGGTCCGTCGATTCGCTTGATTGGAAGAACAAAAATGCAGCTGCCATCAATTCTGTCGTTCAGAAGGAAATCGCTCCAGGTGCCATCATCCTCCTCCATGATGTTCACTCCACCACAGCCGATGCGTTACCGACCCTGCTTACGACTCTTGAAAAAGAGGGTTATCATTTCCTCACCGTCTCTCAACTGCAGTCGAAGCTGGCAGCGGAAACCGCGAGCCCCTTTTATGGGAATATGAAAAAGGGATGA
- a CDS encoding permease, giving the protein MWGETVKSFLEIALELTVLFVVISFAISLLQGFIPYEKIEKMISGKNKAWGAAAAIVFAFVTPFCSCSTIPVVVNMLKKKLPFGIVMIFLFASPVLDPTILTIMGVILGWKVAFIYTVVTTIFSISIGFLLEAFGFEKYIKNVMMTGFNEEEKRFSLKGAWKETIDLMRSVYPYLIIGAAIGAVIHGLVPTEWISGFFGREHWWLIPIAAIVGVPLYIRLSSMIPISQILIMKGMALGPVMAMMISSAGASLPEVILLKSIFKKQLVVTFVLSVITMSTVSGFIFYLI; this is encoded by the coding sequence ATGTGGGGGGAAACAGTTAAAAGCTTTCTGGAAATTGCACTGGAATTAACGGTCTTGTTTGTGGTCATTTCATTTGCCATCAGTTTACTTCAAGGGTTCATCCCTTATGAAAAAATCGAGAAAATGATTTCGGGGAAAAACAAGGCTTGGGGTGCCGCCGCTGCGATCGTTTTTGCATTTGTCACTCCATTTTGCTCATGTTCAACGATACCGGTTGTGGTAAATATGTTGAAAAAGAAATTGCCTTTTGGGATTGTCATGATCTTCTTATTTGCTTCACCCGTTTTAGATCCCACGATCTTGACAATCATGGGGGTTATCCTCGGGTGGAAAGTAGCTTTCATTTATACTGTGGTGACGACCATCTTCTCAATCAGCATCGGCTTCTTACTCGAGGCATTCGGATTTGAAAAGTATATAAAGAACGTCATGATGACCGGTTTTAATGAAGAAGAGAAAAGGTTCTCCTTAAAGGGTGCCTGGAAGGAAACCATTGACTTGATGAGAAGCGTTTATCCCTACCTCATTATTGGAGCTGCCATCGGTGCCGTCATCCACGGACTCGTTCCGACTGAGTGGATTTCCGGTTTCTTTGGAAGGGAGCACTGGTGGCTCATCCCGATCGCTGCCATTGTCGGGGTTCCTTTATATATACGACTGTCCAGCATGATCCCGATTTCTCAGATCCTGATAATGAAAGGGATGGCCCTCGGTCCTGTCATGGCGATGATGATCAGTTCCGCCGGGGCCAGTCTTCCTGAAGTGATCCTGCTGAAATCCATCTTCAAGAAGCAGTTGGTCGTGACATTTGTTCTGTCGGTGATCACCATGTCCACCGTATCGGGATTTATCTTCTATCTCATCTGA
- a CDS encoding zinc dependent phospholipase C family protein codes for MATWMAHFRIAENLLNRGLRASEKEFVVGNIGPDCGLPDQETGIFFPDKIATHFKDDGKINPELFWGKYIQKEDDFLEPRSSFYLGYYLHFVTDVEWSRMHREKKKEPVYQTILGTPEYTKKVKGDWYGSDFVYLQENKDTNFHRVFQHIDRFPDYLDIFPENQITRQIKRITEFYLSDSYAFALDPNYPFDYLKPRMKFHGLLRRRRRSS; via the coding sequence GTGGCAACGTGGATGGCACATTTCAGAATTGCGGAGAATTTGCTGAATAGAGGATTGCGGGCCTCTGAAAAAGAGTTTGTCGTGGGGAATATCGGGCCGGATTGTGGTTTGCCTGATCAGGAGACAGGTATCTTCTTTCCTGACAAAATCGCTACTCACTTTAAGGATGATGGGAAAATAAATCCTGAATTGTTTTGGGGAAAGTACATACAGAAGGAAGACGATTTCCTTGAACCTCGCTCCTCTTTTTATTTAGGTTACTATCTTCATTTCGTGACCGATGTAGAGTGGAGTCGGATGCATCGTGAAAAGAAGAAAGAACCTGTTTATCAAACGATCCTTGGAACGCCTGAATATACGAAAAAGGTAAAAGGGGATTGGTATGGTTCGGACTTTGTGTACTTACAGGAAAACAAGGATACGAATTTCCATCGGGTTTTCCAACATATTGATCGTTTCCCGGATTACCTGGACATCTTTCCGGAAAATCAGATTACGAGACAAATCAAGCGGATCACGGAGTTTTATCTTAGCGACTCGTATGCCTTCGCCTTGGATCCGAATTATCCATTTGACTATTTAAAACCCCGGATGAAATTTCACGGTTTGTTGAGGAGACGACGGAGAAGCTCGTAG
- a CDS encoding GNAT family N-acetyltransferase — MNLQYEVIPEEEAESCRDLCNELMLFQKSKASIAPERFDSMNFDTRMLPSIENAVHNFLVVVKDHDRQDEVIAYVYTNISPKEVYSNDFATFFDLSTVQRENVGCLSQFYIKEGYRQFGIGSRLYNMSMEWLAEFEDVEDYFVFTSNGNDDALAFYQRKGFTISHDILDGFITVLRRKAEIRRS; from the coding sequence ATGAATCTACAGTATGAAGTAATTCCTGAAGAAGAGGCCGAATCCTGCCGCGATCTTTGCAATGAACTGATGCTCTTCCAGAAGTCGAAAGCATCCATTGCGCCGGAACGGTTTGACAGCATGAATTTTGACACGCGGATGCTGCCGTCTATAGAAAATGCAGTACATAATTTCCTGGTGGTCGTGAAGGATCACGATAGACAGGACGAAGTCATCGCCTATGTGTATACGAACATCTCACCAAAGGAAGTCTATTCGAATGATTTTGCCACGTTTTTCGACCTTTCGACTGTCCAAAGAGAGAACGTAGGGTGTCTCTCGCAGTTTTACATAAAGGAAGGGTATCGACAATTTGGAATCGGATCAAGACTGTACAATATGTCGATGGAATGGTTGGCAGAGTTTGAAGATGTCGAGGATTATTTTGTCTTCACCTCGAATGGGAATGATGATGCTCTGGCATTTTATCAGAGAAAGGGTTTCACGATTTCCCATGATATTCTGGACGGTTTTATTACGGTCTTGCGAAGAAAAGCAGAGATAAGGAGGAGTTAA
- a CDS encoding iron chaperone: MDVFSSFLEGIDHPDHRARMEEILTWVQETFPQLEPVIKWNTPMFTDHGTFIIGISTAKHHVSVAPEEVTMVHFADRIKEAGYSATKGLFRIPWKDPVNYKLLEDMITYNIQEKAEFTGFWRK; encoded by the coding sequence ATGGACGTCTTTTCAAGCTTTTTAGAAGGTATCGATCATCCCGATCATCGTGCGCGGATGGAGGAAATCCTGACCTGGGTGCAGGAGACATTCCCACAATTGGAACCTGTCATCAAGTGGAATACGCCGATGTTTACGGATCACGGGACCTTTATCATCGGGATTTCGACTGCGAAGCATCATGTAAGCGTTGCACCTGAAGAGGTCACAATGGTGCATTTCGCCGACCGAATTAAAGAAGCCGGCTACAGTGCGACGAAAGGTTTATTTCGCATCCCGTGGAAAGATCCCGTCAATTACAAACTGCTTGAGGATATGATCACCTATAATATTCAAGAAAAAGCTGAATTCACAGGCTTTTGGCGGAAATAG
- a CDS encoding ArsR/SmtB family transcription factor, translated as MTNDIPLQDVSNTKIFETYEQKFKAIADQKRLQIMNILTMKGEMCVCDLAPLMDMKQSKLSYHLKILLDANIVTKETKGTWSYYSLNQDEINHLLSAELCCLFRPSC; from the coding sequence ATGACAAACGACATTCCATTACAAGACGTATCCAACACGAAGATATTTGAAACTTACGAACAGAAGTTCAAAGCCATTGCCGATCAAAAAAGGCTTCAAATCATGAACATTTTGACGATGAAAGGCGAAATGTGTGTATGTGACCTCGCTCCATTAATGGATATGAAGCAATCTAAATTATCGTATCATTTGAAGATACTCTTAGACGCGAACATTGTGACGAAAGAAACTAAGGGAACTTGGAGTTATTACAGTTTGAACCAGGATGAGATCAACCACCTGCTTTCAGCCGAATTATGTTGCCTGTTCAGGCCATCCTGTTAA
- a CDS encoding adhesin, with the protein MHITDQARTVLTEVLQEQGAEGIRLSSTAGCCGPQIAVSMDDPEPTDTIETINGIRVAIAPSMEGTDAYTIDIETTPDGVGLVLIGANQCC; encoded by the coding sequence ATGCACATTACAGATCAAGCGAGAACCGTATTAACGGAAGTGTTACAAGAACAGGGAGCAGAAGGGATCCGTTTATCGTCCACAGCAGGCTGCTGCGGCCCACAGATCGCCGTATCCATGGACGACCCGGAACCGACAGACACGATTGAAACCATCAATGGCATCCGCGTTGCCATCGCCCCTTCAATGGAGGGAACAGATGCATACACGATCGATATCGAAACTACCCCTGATGGAGTAGGGCTGGTCCTGATCGGTGCCAATCAATGTTGTTAA